CGCCCCACTTCGACTTCGCCACCTACGTGCCGAGGATCCTCGGTCCCGGTCACGGCCAGCCACCGGCAGTGAAACCGAAGCCTTGAAACACCTCCGGGCGGTGTGTTTCTTCCCGTGGGTACCTTCCAAGGGGAAGATGGCCCGCCCGGATGCTTGTTTGAGTGAAGCGAAAAGCATCGAACACTTGAGCCACCAATCAACCCGGCCCTTCCGTCAGCCGGCTCCCAGGTGACCATGCCGTCCTTCAGCCTGCTCTTCCTGGTCCTGACGTCCGTTCCGCCCGCCAAGGACGCGGTGCCGATGCCTCCGCCGCCCCCCGGCATGCGGGTGCTCAACGCGCAGGACACGCAGTCGCGGGTGGCAGTCGCCTCCGTCAAGGCCCAGGAGCCCGAGGCGGAGGTCCCCATCCAGTCCGCCGAGGAGGTGCTGGAGGACCTGCGCAACGAGGCCACCGACGCCGCCGACGAGGAGCCCACGGAGGAGTCCACCGAGCTCGAGGAGATGCGGGCGCTGGAGGGTGCCACGTTGGATCCAGGAGCCCGGCCCAACGCCGAGGTGCTCCAGTCGCTGCGCCGGCTGGGCCTGGCCAACCCGCTGCGCCAGCGCATGCTGGACGCGCTGGAGGAGCCCACCTTCCGCGAGGACGAGGAGCTGGGGGAGATGCCCCTCATCACCGACCTGTCCAGCTTCGACGTGTCGCGGGTGCAGCCCAAGTACGACATCCCGGTGGAGATGCAGCCGCTGGTGGCCCAGTACATCCAGTTCTTCCAGGGCCCGGGCCGCAAGTGGTTCCGCAAGTGGGTCAGCCGCTCCACGCGCTACCTGCCGGTGATGCAGCCCATCCTCGAGGCCCAGGGGCTGCCGCGCGACACGGTGTACCTGGCGATGATCGAGAGCGGCTTCTCCCCCACCGCCTACTCGTGGGCGCACGCCTCCGGGCCCTGGCAGTTCATCTCCAGCACCGGCCGCCAGTACGGACTGCACCAGGACTTCTGGGTGGACGAGCGAAGGGATCCCATCAAGGCCACCTACGCGGCCGCGCGCTACCTGAAGGACCTCCACAAGGAGCTGGGCCACTGGTACCTGGCGTGGGCCGGCTACAACACCGGCAGCGGCCGGGTGCGCCGGCTGGTGGAGCGCCACGGCACGGACGACTTCTGGGTCATCTCCGCGGAGAAGGGGCTGGCCACGGAGACGAAGCACTACGTGCCCAAGCTCATCGCCGCGGCGCTCATCGCCAAGCACCCCGCGGCCTTCGGCTTCTCCGAGGACGAGTTCGTCTACGAGCAGGCGCTCGCCTTCGACGAGGTGAAGATCACCGACGCCACGGACCTGGACGTCATCGCCCGGGCGGCGGGCGTGTCCGTGGTGGACATCCAGGACCTCAACCCCGAGCTGCGGCGCTGGTGCACCCCGCCGGCGAGCGCGAAGAACCCCTACGTGCTGCGCCTGCCCCAGGGCACGGCCCCGCGCTTCGCGGAGAACTTCGCCCGCCTCGCGCCCAAGGAGCGGCTCACCTTCCGCATCCACAAGGTGAAGCGGGGGGACACGCTCTCGCAGATCGCCCTCAACTACGGCACGGCGCCCGAGGCCATCCTCCAGATGAACCAGCTCAAGAGCGTGAAGACGCTCCGGCTGAACGCGGAGCTGGTGATTCCGGTGCCGGCCGGGCGCGGGGCCAAGGCGGACGCGGACAGCGCGCTGGCGCGCAAGGTGGCGCAGGCCCGGCGCAGCGGCGTGACGGTGATGCGCCCCGAGGACGAGGTGCCCGCCGGGACGCCGCGCGGCCCCGTGGCCACCGGCCCCATCAAGACGGAGAGCATCAACGGCCGCAAGCGCATCACCTACGGCGTGCAGTCGGGAGACAGC
The sequence above is drawn from the Archangium gephyra genome and encodes:
- a CDS encoding LysM peptidoglycan-binding domain-containing protein codes for the protein MPSFSLLFLVLTSVPPAKDAVPMPPPPPGMRVLNAQDTQSRVAVASVKAQEPEAEVPIQSAEEVLEDLRNEATDAADEEPTEESTELEEMRALEGATLDPGARPNAEVLQSLRRLGLANPLRQRMLDALEEPTFREDEELGEMPLITDLSSFDVSRVQPKYDIPVEMQPLVAQYIQFFQGPGRKWFRKWVSRSTRYLPVMQPILEAQGLPRDTVYLAMIESGFSPTAYSWAHASGPWQFISSTGRQYGLHQDFWVDERRDPIKATYAAARYLKDLHKELGHWYLAWAGYNTGSGRVRRLVERHGTDDFWVISAEKGLATETKHYVPKLIAAALIAKHPAAFGFSEDEFVYEQALAFDEVKITDATDLDVIARAAGVSVVDIQDLNPELRRWCTPPASAKNPYVLRLPQGTAPRFAENFARLAPKERLTFRIHKVKRGDTLSQIALNYGTAPEAILQMNQLKSVKTLRLNAELVIPVPAGRGAKADADSALARKVAQARRSGVTVMRPEDEVPAGTPRGPVATGPIKTESINGRKRITYGVQSGDSLWAIAQRFQVNVEDMRKWNNLTVRASKKALKVGSVLYVWPDSAPKQVVERAGTVIAQRAPASNAGRPGAVHELAAGESIWSVAQRYGVTVEDLKRWNNIKDTTRLPTGLRLVVKAP